AATTCCAGTCATTCTTTCCTTCTTACAGCCAGAAAGAGATATCCTGAGTATGGTAGTTTGGATTTGAGGAGAGAGTGCAGAAGGAGTAATGGTCGATGTAAAAATCAATGCCTTGAGACTGAAATTAGGATTGCTTTCTGCATAAGACCTGGAACACGTTGCTGCATACATAGTTAAGAATGACAGAAGAAAAGAGACACTGCTCCAAGAAGAGAGAACCAGTGTTACTAAGTATTTCCAGCACATCTTTCAAGGCCTCTGTGTCTCtataaaacacaaataattaaataaattttaatattgaacTATTCAGAAGGACTCTATCACACATATATCTGGTGCCTTtacactacatttttttttctcttcatttcttggTACCAGAAGTaagcaaaatttattttgtggatGTCTCTCAACAACTACTCAAAGTTGTATGTGCCCTCTGATAGTTAGCTTAAGTAAAATTGTGGAAAACCCTAGGCCAAAGATCAAAGTAGTGGGgaagtatatttttttttgagatgcaaGCTTACAATAGAAATGTGCTATCATTTTAATATACTACTCTATCAATTacctcatggaaaaaaaaaatagaaacccaCTGGGATTTGGAGACTAGTCATGGAGAGGGAGTTCTTTCTGGTGAGAGACACAGGGCTAAAGGGAGAATATCAGTAGACTGTAAGaataaaagaacagagaaagatcAAAACAAGCACTAAtttctactattattatttagtagagaaattggaggaggaaaggaagagaaaattttcagaaaggagaagaaatgtgCATAAACAAACACTTAGGTTAGGAAGTCAGAAACTTCGGCTAATAATTTAATTCAGATCTTCATTCCTAAGAAATAATTCTGTCTGAGGAGATACAGAACAACGCAAGGAGCAGTGACCTTAACTTTCCAAATTCACTCTCCCCCAGTTTTTTTCCTACTGCCCCTGAAGACCCACAGTAGTTTTACCTGCTGGACTCAGTgccatgtacaaaaaaaaaaaaaaaaacaaaaacgctAATACCttcttttagtttgttttaaaaatatttttttagatattgacgaacctttattttattcatttatttatatgcggtgctgagaattgaacccaatgcctcacgcatgctaggcaagagctctatcactgagccacaaacccagcccctaatACCTTCTTTTATGAGCTTAGCTTACAGTCATCTATATTAactcaaaattcttaaaaagcaTAATAATGCAAGagcaaagcaatttaaaaaatccacaGATGAATCTCTTTCCGCCCAAAATAAAGTTGaacaatattttggaaaattaaagaggaaatttGTTGAATACATACATGTGGTACAGACTTGGActcagaaagaaataataaataaaaattattcatattttttattatgacgTCTCTATGAATTCCTTCTATTCTCCAAATGTAGATCTAAATATGTTCATAGTAAACATTAGATATAAAGTGATATGCATGTGGAAATAAGCTTTCCCTATAcaagtaaatacacacacacatatcacatcACACAAGGaacttatttttagtgttttattttaatgaccATAAGAGTTTCATTATGAAACAATTCTGTATGAAACAATTAgagctatatgtatattatatttcacATACTTTAATTACTTGTAATAGATTATTCAATGTATTCTCttgcaatataaatattttcaaaagtaattttataatatttacttatGAAAGGGTTGCTGAATATTGTATGTATTGGTATTTTGGTCTGTACAATTCTATTCTAGCAGCTATCTGGTGCATTGTCTGTTTAGCAGCAGGATATTGTCCAGCATCCCTAGCCTATGCCCACTTAGATGCCAGCCACACCACTTCCctttattgtgaaaataaaaagaaatgtctatcttgccaaatatcttctttgtggGACAAAACTCACACCTGATTGAGGATATTGATTTATACAGCAAAGCTCTTGTTctcacagaaattaaaattaaaatggaaacaatgatCATTAACATTGTCAGATATCTGACAAAAATTTTTGTGTATTATAAGAATAATTATCTACTCAAAATTTCAGTATATTATTATACTTGTGCTAGAGATGACATATTGTAAGAATCAGCATATGTCCAGAAGGTGGTCAGTCACAATTACCTATTTGAAATGAGAGTTTGGTTATTATTTATCTTACCCAAGTAGAGCCTGAGCCATCATTATCCCAAGACTTCCAAGAAGTGCAAGacgtaatattttatttacataggGAAAATAAGAACTTGGTAGGGTCTACCAGGAAGTTGAAGAGACTGTTCTAGTCAATGCTGGAGACACCTATACACATACCACGAGGCAGTGCAAAGACTACCAGTATACATGCCCTCATTCTTCAGTGCTTACCAGAGAGAGAACAAAAccctctccaccactgagctgtttCCTTTTGTAGTCTAGCGAACACTCAAGCGAGTACCCTCTGCCTTTAGctccaagaaaaaacaaaataaaataaacaaacaaaagatacaTTAGAAAC
This portion of the Marmota flaviventris isolate mMarFla1 chromosome 6, mMarFla1.hap1, whole genome shotgun sequence genome encodes:
- the LOC139706120 gene encoding beta-defensin 110-like, which encodes MKIHLFFLILLFCVTILPARKRYPEYGSLDLRRECRRSNGRCKNQCLETEIRIAFCIRPGTRCCIHS